The Apostichopus japonicus isolate 1M-3 chromosome 14, ASM3797524v1, whole genome shotgun sequence region CCATAACGCTAAACAAAACGGAAAAAGGGCTATCCCAAAACCTTCCTGAAACCTTCGCAAAAGagaaggatacttatcgggctgtgCAAGAAAGATAACAGGATAAACTCCCTATTCCAATTAGGTGAAAAAAGGCTTCAAAATACACTCTTCAGAATGAATTGAAGATAGGAAAAGTTCCACACACAAAACGACGTCTaggcactttgggtggtagaatgagaaggaagggcattgaccggagagGTCCAGACAAAGAGGGCGCACACTATTGAAAGATTaccattctaggcacggtagaatgagagtgctaaggttgtggggagacaggttagCAAGGAGCAAAGTATATAAAGACTGTCTGATCCTGGGACTAATTCCTGAACAAAGTAAAATTTGAGGGGAGTTAAACAACAACCAAAGAATGCCAACTTTCAACCACAAAAGATTTAAGTTTGAAATTaatatatcacatttcaaggaaatACATTTgggaaagaaatttaaaagaaaaaaattctattGCTCAAGTCAGGAAAAATATTTTCCCCAGAAGCAAAATTTTTATTATCAGTGCTTATCACCAGACTATCTTGGGATCTGATGAACTTGAAAGGGCAGGGGGTAGCTTGGTATACCTCCATATTATCTACATTTTTGTTCTTAACCAGGTAAGGTCAAAATTGCCTGTCAGAGCAGGTTAATTGTCAAAGGAAGACTAAAATAGCATGTCAAACAAATCTCACCCATAGGGATAGAAATTTGGACAATTCTGGGACAATTTCAAGGCTCAAATACTGTAAAATAATTTCACAGGTAAATATTTATAATCCACTTTAGGGATGGTGTCATCAAATCTTGGCAGTTGGGAACTCATTCTGACACTTGTCACAAATTGCTAGACAACTTGTTTACATATTTCCCACAGGCTCAGCTTACACTTACTACAGTCTTAGTTACATTCAGTAAAATTTTTGTGTTACAAAGTGTGGGTTAGACGACCGCTGCCAATATTCCCGTAGTGAGAAGAGCATCATATTACAGTTGACAAAACTACAAGTTACCAACAAAATCATACCATTTAATAATTCAGacatatatttacaaatcaaattatgtgataaacatttttcaaatcctttgaaatcctttcaaattctcccttcattttcataaaaatttaCACCCAGGACAAGAGatggaagaaataaaaacaaacaagattCCAAAGTTGGCTGTAACTTACAAGTAGGTCAGGGGGGGGCACAGTGCTTAAATGTTACCAACGtttgtaggctaggtagatttGAGTGCATATATAGAATGgtgacaggtaagagaggagtgtcAACACTAACGTTCAGTTCAAGGTTTTGTGTCCAGATGCATGAACAGGGCTGGGTAGGAGATACTGGGTGTGATTTAGGGTGggataaaggggggggggatgaggatCAATCCTTGATTTATTCATGTTGTACCTGCAGTGCTCTTTCTTGGTACCATTCTTGAATTGTTCTTCAACAGCTTAGGACTCTCTGGAATGAGTCTGTTCACCGTCAGATGGTAATTCTTTGCCTCGTCAACTAGATCTCTACACTGATGATTCTTTTTGATCATATCTTCGCTCTCTACCACCTCCGTAAGGAAAGTCGGAGACATCCTAGGTAGACGAATCTGAAGAAGCAAATTatgcaaaacaaagaaagacaaTAATTATGCGATATTATCAGGCACCAGTCTGACTTTAAAAGAGAAAGACTAATTAAtgtcaatatttcattttctctaGCACATACTTAActtacctacagtacagtatgaatCAATAAACATGAGCAGATATAACGCGGCCTTAATCCTGCGTAGATTGATACCAGGGCAGCTACAAATAGTCAATTGCAGATTACAAAGTTCGGTGATCTACCATGGCAGTAACGGTTAATGCTGAACACTATTTAAGTTACTATTAGCATGTAGTCTGGATAAAAGTATTCAGGAAAGACAATGTTTTTTGTAATTGATGAAACTTCACCACATCTGTAGAGGAGTGAAATAAATTATGTAACAACaatggaggttaaaggtcaccaCTGGTCCTGGGTCAATGGTCACCCCCGAGCTGTGTTTTCATTGTGATTTTAACACTGAGCACGGGGTCTGATTCTACCTTGGTCCTATTTTATCACAGGGTTGCAATTCACTCAGTGTGATCCGCATTCACACTACAAATGGTATCCTTATGCTTAGGGTTCCACACTATACTCGCAGTCTAATGTAAACACAGTCTTTATTTTCATGTACCTTATCTTTCCTATAATGGTCAAGCACAGCACTATGGGATTGTGGCAAATTTGCCACAAATTCACTTCAAGCACCATAGAATGAAAATGAATTCCAGATGTCAGAACAGCTGGGGACAATTAAGCCAAAGCTATTTTCAATACACAAATACATGATAAAGGGTGTTTGACTAATTTGGTTGGTACTTAATTGTGTCATGCTGATCCAAGGAGGGTATAGGCGAGACATTCATCAACAACTTTACACACAGAACATAATATTACCGGAAATCAACACTGCCACTCCAGTGAGATAACATACATAAGAGGAGATCAAACAGGTGGCAGGCCAAACACCACACTGCTATGTGACCCCATGGCAATACTATCAGATACAGGTACAGTAGTTGCATTTGGTCTGACTCTGTATTGACCAAAAATTTGTAGTTTGgtgaaaattataattttctttccggcactttcttcttcttcttgttttacCAAACATACCAAACTTAAAGAAGTTTTACctcttgtattttgttttcttctgttaGGCAAATTTATATATGTTGGGAACAAGAAACTCGGTCAGGTACCTTTCAACACTGAAGTAACCTTTCTCGCctaataaaatattgcttcatTTGCAAGAAACATGAAGAATTGTtgatcatgaaaaaaaaaatgaaaattctgtAACAGTTCCAGATAATTGTTAAGAATGATTAGCCCGTCTTTGACCTGTGGGCGCCTTTCAGTGCCCTAGATACCTTCAAAGTACCTCTACCTTCAAAAGCAGAATAAAAAGTAGACAATACAGGTCATATATGCATAAACGATCAAAGCGGACAGTGGAATAGTAGAGTTAACACTCCCAATTACATGATTCACTTAGTTTGAAAGACCAACTTGGGCAGAAACGAGACTAAACAACATCCAGAAGCTAACAAAACATGTGCAAACTGCTGGTGGTAGGCTTTGTATAAATCAATGCCAGGTCTAGACAAAGTGTGTGAACAGAAAAATGAATCCCGTAGGATAAGCAGACCCCCTTCTAGCAAACCTAtcatgaagaaagaaacaaataaccTGTATATAAACTTGAAAAAACTTGAACACGAAAACAAATCCTGAATTCAAATTCAATGGTaaggtatatactgtatattaagCCTTAAGGACAGTATATACCCATTCAAATACCTTTCATCAGCATACAAACCGACTCAGAAAAAGCCTTCCATTCACTTGAAGCTATCCGAGCAGAATAGTAGAATATTTCTACAACTAGGACCCCTAAAGTACCAATTATAGGAAAGATGACATagtgacaaaaaaacaaaaacaagaaatcaTGAAACCAAATGAACAAACAATCTGGAAAACTTTGGCATAAAACTACACAGCAAGCCTAAACctgtcaactttttttttaaagtacttaTTGAGAATGAATGTCGCATCAGAATGCAACTTCCATGTCAATTCTGGACCAAGGAATGGCAGAAGAAGAAACAGCGAACAAGaagagccaaaaaaaaagaagaaaatcacCTAACTGTGCATGTTCCAACAGATAATATCTTCCTGTATCTTACATTATGAGACCTTACTTGTCAatgttgtgtgttttttgttttttttgtcttcttttctttcagGCCCAAATTCTTTCAACTCTCAGTTATGATCAGCAACCATGTCAAAACCTTTCAGTCATCCTTCCTCATCATAAAAGTTATTTTCTGACAATTCATACAAATTATGAGCTTACCTCTTGAAGCAGTTCTGGTAGATATTTCTCTCTGTATGGAGCATCATGTCGAATCCATCTAATGATTGAGTTGTAGACTTGTTTCTCGTCATCGATGACGATGTCGGGAGAAGAGATAAGGGAATGCATGTGACGGAAGTCCATCAGAACGAACTCTTCGTGTTCCGATAATGCCACAAAGTGTTCAAAGCAAAACCGTTGGGCCGCTTCTTTCAGTTCCATCCTACCGTGCTGCTCGGCAAAGCTGAGCACCCCGAAGCAGTTGGTGGGATCCAAGTGACATTTCATGAACTCGCTGCAGGCCTTTGATATCACTTCGATTTGTAGCAGAGACGctgaaaataacagtttttGAACGTTTTCTACGGTCAGGACGATCTTGGATGTATACATAAAGTTCACCAAGAGCTCAAGGCACTGTTCGTCGATGTCGTTCAGCCTGACCGCATCCTGCCTGCTCTCCCGCATCTCCGTAGTAAACATGGCTCTGAAGTACGGGCTGCAGGTAGCCAGCACCAGACGGTGGCACGGGATGGTAGTCGTGCCGGCAATTAAGGTGACATCGCACAGGGACCTGTCCTTGTACATCTCTTGCAGGGCACTGTATGCATCCTTCCACAGTGTCTTACATTCGAATGTGGTAGCGGTcttggtggaaaatgaaaacGTCTCCCCCGTGGTTGGCCCGTCCATAGCCATCGAGTCTGTACGGCTGGTGAACTCGATGATTATCACAGAACTCGTCCTATCGGAGAGGAAACAAGAAGTTCAAACCCATTTCAAGTTTAGAAGATGCACAATTTTCAATTTCCAAAAGTGATATTGATAGTACTTATTTGGTTAGATAAGGATTTTATTGTATTACCTCAAAGACATGATTGAGTTTTTTGCTCTGCAAAATGGATTTTAACTTTGTTCTTAGCCAGCCCATCCATTGCTTGATGAAGTCACCACTTTAAGCCTCCCTATCAACAGTGTTGTTGATAGGGATGCAATTACCATAACCTCAATAAAATATATGCATGTCTTTGCCCAGATTCATCAGAATTTGTTAAGTCATTCAGTTTTCTGGTAAACTTTTGCTCACATGCCCTTTCAAGATTCCACAAGGTGACTAGAAAGTAGAAATACTAACAATTTGTTTGTTATAATATCAACTGATGAATACAAACCTAGGAAGTACCACTTTCAATATATAATGCCACTTGACAAATATATGCACTGTGCAACTCATGTCATATTACAGTTTGACTAAAGATGAATGTTTACGGTAGCAGTAGACAATAGGTTTTCTCCATTAACAgtattcatatttattataatGCAATGCATCAACATTTGGGAATGAATTTTCAATCAAAGTCTAGTCTGATGTTGTAGGGGATAAACCTGAAATTTTGTTCAGAATGTACAGAATGTTGAGAATTTCAAGCCGGTATTGAATAGTTCTGattgtaaatttaaattaaagcCATCAAAAGTTGATTAGCATTgttgcatttcaaatttgaCTGAGATGAAGCAGCACCACTGATAAGCTTTAGCAAATCCAGTCATTGCTAGATTTAACGACTTGAATGGCAAAGCTTTAAAAGTTTAGAGGTACTGTAAGCACAGTCCTTTCTTAAACGGAATAATTGGAATGCAATGCCGCCTTACTGTAGAAGGAAGGAAGAAAATAGAATCTTTTAACTATGGAATCGAAACCTACTTTGCCTCAGTTGCAGAAAAGAGGGTTCAGATAAGTTTCCAAGTTCTTACCTTCTGTTTCTTTTAATAGGTACCTTATAACCCAACATTCTCCGTTCCATTTTTAAAACAACTCGATATGTGTGAAAGTTTCAAACTCTCTTAAATAGATgatcaaaataattttccaacttgaaaatgaagaacacCTCAAAACCTTTCATGAAGTTTCGTACAAACTTAGAAAGACTTTTGCACATGAATCCTTTGTGTTGAGACTGCAATAAGCGGGTAAAGACTGACTGATGTTATCAAAGTGTTCTGGATACCGTTTATAAGCAGAGCGTATCGTCATCAAAATTATGAACTTTACACAGAATATTCACATGATACCAAACAACAGCTAGagtgaaacaaaagaaaggaaatatGACTACATAAAGATTCAGGTCATTAAAACTCAACTTTCAAACCTAGCCAGAAAGAAGACCGTCTCGAGCTGAGACATTTTAAAAGGACTACGCTTTAAATCTGCCAAACTTGACGTAACTGAGACTGGAATAGTCAACCAAATCTGGCTGTGCTGGTACCTTTGGTATGGATACTTGGGTCAATATCATTCACAAAGATATGGGAGAAAAGCGTATCGTAATGGAACCATAGAGCACGGAAGTATTGACAACGAAGAAGAGGCATTTCCCAATCGGTTGTACGTGACGTTACAAATGTGCGTTAAAAGTATCCCGGCTGAATTGAGGGGGCCCCTGGAGGATTGATTTgcaggaagggagggggagggggaggggtggtggggatATAAGAGGGTGGAATATGATATTATGACACTAATATTTCTTCTGGCACATACTGATTTTTATGCATTTCTGCTAACTCACTTTAGAAAGGTCAGTACAGTGTGAAGGTGAGATACAGTAGAGAATGAAGTAATAATGTTATGGAGTATAAACCAATACTTAGCAAACTGCAGAGTAAGACATGGACATGGAACAGTTACACACGGCTCTTGAATTACAATTAACAAAGAGAATAATGATGTATAAAGACTCCCTGTCAGCTTTTTCAAACCATGTTCATATTGCCTTAGAAGTTAGTAGGAAACAAGAATCACTGATGATTACTACATGATCCAACCCATGTTCCACCACACTACTTGTGTGTGAACGTAAGTTCATTGAAGGTTTAGCAATCCCTTCAGGCTATAACAGAATGTGTCTGTTCTTCATGTAACATTGCCAACATGCATTAAGCTATAAATAATCCCAAAACTTTAATATATCAGCTTGGGATATTTGCCAGCAaggagcttacctgtctcctcacctGTCAAAAGCACTTTTGCTTTACCATCATGATTGCAATAGCACTGACCTAATAAACctccacaaacacacacatcaATTTCCCATTATACAGCTGTCCTTACAACTTCAGAGATTTGCCCAGCCACAGAATGATTATGTTTACTTGTTTGGAAGAAAGCAAAGTATTGTCCAAAAATGAAAAGTACCCACCTCCTGTGCTTTGTAATCGTCATCTTTAAGGCTTTGGCAAT contains the following coding sequences:
- the LOC139979985 gene encoding kelch-like protein 8 isoform X3; the encoded protein is MERRMLGYKVPIKRNRRTSSVIIIEFTSRTDSMAMDGPTTGETFSFSTKTATTFECKTLWKDAYSALQEMYKDRSLCDVTLIAGTTTIPCHRLVLATCSPYFRAMFTTEMRESRQDAVRLNDIDEQCLELLVNFMYTSKIVLTVENVQKLLFSASLLQIEVISKACSEFMKCHLDPTNCFGVLSFAEQHGRMELKEAAQRFCFEHFVALSEHEEFVLMDFRHMHSLISSPDIVIDDEKQVYNSIIRWIRHDAPYREKYLPELLQEIRLPRMSPTFLTEVVESEDMIKKNHQCRDLVDEAKNYHLTVNRLIPESPKLLKNNSRMVPRKSTAGVLFVIGGRGSSGDPFKSTECFDLRNSRWFSVADMTTKRRHVGVTVANGKVYAVGGFDGKEHLNTMEVFDPHSNKWSPATPMNKCRRGLGVIKLGGPIYAIGGLDDSSCFSDVERYDPASNSWNSVQAMRSARGGVAVAILNGLIYAIGGNDGSSTLNSCERYDPYLNKWHEIAPMKMRRAGGGAVVLNGFLYAIGGFDHSAPLNSVERYDPQKNEWIVVNPMTTCRGGVGAAVLAGKLYAIGGHDGTNYLSSAECYCPYTNSWEIVTSISNCRAGAGVATCDCLVSSLKLKEPGNANLVSCV
- the LOC139979985 gene encoding kelch-like protein 8 isoform X4 yields the protein MGRMYQLLKQRTSSVIIIEFTSRTDSMAMDGPTTGETFSFSTKTATTFECKTLWKDAYSALQEMYKDRSLCDVTLIAGTTTIPCHRLVLATCSPYFRAMFTTEMRESRQDAVRLNDIDEQCLELLVNFMYTSKIVLTVENVQKLLFSASLLQIEVISKACSEFMKCHLDPTNCFGVLSFAEQHGRMELKEAAQRFCFEHFVALSEHEEFVLMDFRHMHSLISSPDIVIDDEKQVYNSIIRWIRHDAPYREKYLPELLQEIRLPRMSPTFLTEVVESEDMIKKNHQCRDLVDEAKNYHLTVNRLIPESPKLLKNNSRMVPRKSTAGVLFVIGGRGSSGDPFKSTECFDLRNSRWFSVADMTTKRRHVGVTVANGKVYAVGGFDGKEHLNTMEVFDPHSNKWSPATPMNKCRRGLGVIKLGGPIYAIGGLDDSSCFSDVERYDPASNSWNSVQAMRSARGGVAVAILNGLIYAIGGNDGSSTLNSCERYDPYLNKWHEIAPMKMRRAGGGAVVLNGFLYAIGGFDHSAPLNSVERYDPQKNEWIVVNPMTTCRGGVGAAVLAGKLYAIGGHDGTNYLSSAECYCPYTNSWEIVTSISNCRAGAGVATCDCLVSSLKLKEPGNANLVSCV
- the LOC139979985 gene encoding kelch-like protein 8 isoform X5; amino-acid sequence: MTITKHRRTSSVIIIEFTSRTDSMAMDGPTTGETFSFSTKTATTFECKTLWKDAYSALQEMYKDRSLCDVTLIAGTTTIPCHRLVLATCSPYFRAMFTTEMRESRQDAVRLNDIDEQCLELLVNFMYTSKIVLTVENVQKLLFSASLLQIEVISKACSEFMKCHLDPTNCFGVLSFAEQHGRMELKEAAQRFCFEHFVALSEHEEFVLMDFRHMHSLISSPDIVIDDEKQVYNSIIRWIRHDAPYREKYLPELLQEIRLPRMSPTFLTEVVESEDMIKKNHQCRDLVDEAKNYHLTVNRLIPESPKLLKNNSRMVPRKSTAGVLFVIGGRGSSGDPFKSTECFDLRNSRWFSVADMTTKRRHVGVTVANGKVYAVGGFDGKEHLNTMEVFDPHSNKWSPATPMNKCRRGLGVIKLGGPIYAIGGLDDSSCFSDVERYDPASNSWNSVQAMRSARGGVAVAILNGLIYAIGGNDGSSTLNSCERYDPYLNKWHEIAPMKMRRAGGGAVVLNGFLYAIGGFDHSAPLNSVERYDPQKNEWIVVNPMTTCRGGVGAAVLAGKLYAIGGHDGTNYLSSAECYCPYTNSWEIVTSISNCRAGAGVATCDCLVSSLKLKEPGNANLVSCV